Proteins from one Kazachstania africana CBS 2517 chromosome 1, complete genome genomic window:
- the HOT1 gene encoding Hot1p (similar to Saccharomyces cerevisiae HOT1 (YMR172W); ancestral locus Anc_6.243): MSEPSNILGHANIEDSRNAPSSTVMNGIVNTKQSSSRKESSGNLSQSKQESLGLNLDLALPSTSVHPRTTERIYDPAVALAGASTNGTLGNTSTPTLKSSAITTNASPLVPNGVLPSVPTTVDATSNTVAGSTVGTSIGAPANSTLLANLNQPHSQSPLSLNNIDTNSEVHRGTNISVNHSMPNLGKAAQQILPTTGNNHTTSNTPLSIDIGQIGNIRKRSINESVLSTDPASNQLRMFQRMDEISARLITMDNEFQNLVKLINDQSYVINSLKTLIPNIIDEKLKNENKFVIDLLNSITTVSSSYLKNIKPQSQSGSSSTNNIINTQSQTSTMSNSMPIINTSYQIPKPITSFKSGNTFTLNPNGIKRRKKNSHSSNAAGTHTNSPMYLPLNLNVNDLFTNGNGNSGTKESANATSQSTTNTSKNDNEVIDEDGYQEDDDDEEDNNNEIIYDDEDEEVEDVEEYDEEDDENDFEEDEVDEDIATSKVNKKNKKGIKKIIKITKKAADKLKNAAKEKSEQETRELNYTLLKAPNNVRTIWDEYVYGIDGNPSIRGLEEKYGNKWRLTKNKKTFSRRKRLYKFILNGIDKGKTADEMIKVLEERRLYKDENGEVKRRTIGWLQQSLTGL; this comes from the coding sequence ATGTCGGAGCCAAGTAATATACTGGGTCATGCGAATATAGAAGATTCTCGAAACGCTCCAAGTTCGACTGTAATGAATGGCATAGTTAATACGAAACAATCCAGCAGCCGTAAAGAAAGCAGTGGGAATTTAAGTCAATCAAAACAAGAGTCGCTGGGTTTAAACCTTGATCTAGCGTTGCCTTCTACTAGTGTCCATCCTAGAACCACAGAGCGGATATACGATCCTGCAGTGGCATTGGCAGGTGCTTCCACAAACGGTACTCTTGGGAATACAAGCACGCCCACGTTAAAATCGAGTGCAATAACAACGAATGCGTCTCCTCTAGTGCCAAATGGAGTTCTTCCAAGTGTACCCACCACTGTAGATGCTACCAGTAACACAGTAGCTGGATCTACTGTGGGAACTTCAATTGGAGCCCCTGCCAATTCTACTTTATTAGCAAACCTAAACCAGCCTCATTCGCAATCTCCTTTgtcattaaataatatagATACAAATTCTGAAGTGCATAGAGGTACCAATATATCTGTTAATCATAGTATGCCTAATTTAGGTAAAGCGGCCCAGCAGATTCTACCCACGACCGGTAATAATCACACGACGAGTAATACGCCATTATCGATTGATATAGGACAGATTGGTAACATTAGAAAGAGATCTATAAATGAAAGTGTGCTTTCAACTGACCCAGCTTCTAACCAATTAAGAATGTTTCAAAGGATGGATGAAATTTCAGCCAGGTTAATAACTATGGATAATGAATTCCAAAATCTAGTCAAATTGATTAATGATCAGTCATACGTTATCAATTCACTTAAAACTTTAATTccaaatattattgatgagaaattgaagaatgaaaataagtttgtaattgatttattaaattcaatCACAACTGTTTCATCTAGttacttgaaaaatattaaacCACAATCTCAGTCAGGTTCAAGTAGTACcaataatattataaataCACAGTCACAAACCTCAACAATGTCTAACTCAATGCCGATAATAAATACTTCTTATCAGATACCGAAACCAATAACATCCTTCAAAAGCGGTAACACATTCACATTAAATCCTAATGGCataaaaagaaggaaaaaaaacagtCACTCTTCTAATGCTGCAGGTACTCACACAAATAGCCCAATGTATCTGCCATTAAACCTGAATGTGAATGACCTCTTCACTAATGGAAACGGCAACTCTGGGACTAAAGAGAGTGCTAATGCAACTAGTCAATCGACGACAAATACAAGTAAGAACGACAACGAGgttattgatgaagatggaTATCAAGAGGATGATGAcgacgaagaagataatAACAATGAGATAATTtacgatgatgaagatgaagaagtgGAGGACGTCGAAGaatatgatgaagaagatgacgaaaatgattttgaagaagatgaagtaGACGAAGATATTGCAACATCAAAAGtaaataagaaaaacaaaaagggcattaaaaagattattaaaattaCTAAAAAAGCTGCAGATAAGTTGAAGAATGCTGCGAAGGAGAAATCTGAACAAGAAACGAGGGAATTAAATTACACTTTATTAAAAGCCCCAAACAATGTAAGGACAATATGGGATGAATATGTTTATGGAATTGATGGGAACCCGTCAATAAGAGGACTAGAAGAGAAATACGGGAATAAATGGAGACTCActaaaaacaagaaaactttttcaagacGTAAAAGATTATATAAGTTTATTCTGAACGGCATCGATAAAGGCAAGACAGCAGATGAGATGATAAAAGTGTTAGAAGAGAGAAGGTTgtataaagatgaaaatggtgaGGTGAAAAGGCGGACAATTGGTTGGCTACAACAGAGTTTAACAGGGTTGTAA